In Paramisgurnus dabryanus chromosome 7, PD_genome_1.1, whole genome shotgun sequence, the following are encoded in one genomic region:
- the fam171b gene encoding protein FAM171B, translating to MPDLSGCLLLAALLIFSEHGCVGRAEGGVLSHGLASLSEEDNTSDTQTSSLTGQRDATVPPSESPLTLKVWVKDASSQRFLKGALVAVFVNGSQIYSSQTLENGEVTLTVPYHLGLTLNLVASMEGYVLTQLSWKTTKMPIFSVITMSLRPQTQGNIWLFEDTLLITRKTSDLSFQPSVQFPKNLLNLSENSTISMLSAYLTTPALLTEKDSHFFTLSQSATGGYRNVKLSPLVMISTQLVSNGDEVDIRGPIQLTIPLPYHTYLRPSNSLPAWTFDMTIGTWVNKGLGTVRMEKNGLVWTFVAPHLGTWIAAPSPSSGYMGFAGSMDFISYHTYLLVGILGGTLVIVIGFLSVIVFHCRDLNHEAGRRRWNSTRLKVLKKDQTTSTSSDEAQELFFRNGDRSYSLAARGIGHDASDSPRHQANYNIYVETVGRPVGNMYENIGAVGLESLRAPMSNLYVNSDEVAKLREISEQNGSRQGGVENVVFSDKLFHIYNQPVAIVHASELFNSQGQADPSGSRSATFPRNGMEHGAQTERNLKDSFTQTLPKVPQQDSDESQALEGAQAAAANPGIWGRYSHLLESVSVPGTLNEAAGMRPFRGELQGISEQTLLELSKGKPSIHPPRAWFVSLDGKPAAQVRHSVIELQGRHRPGSSNDTSLDSGVDMNELQQPLRKIEEHSSASMAKIGGNQEQDLSSSEIGSPEDMSLRNTLEGSSVAIPNITEDRDAGDTSSESRSTPPPRRLRKIRDKKPEKKASRHTREERPQTKH from the exons ATGCCAGATCTTTCGGGGTGCCTGCTCCTCGCCGCGCTGCTGATTTTCTCCGAGCATGGGTGCGTGGGGAGAGCGGAGGGTGGGGTGCTCTCCCACGGCCTCGCCTCGCTGTCGGAGGAGGACAATACCAGCGACACACAGACGTCCTCGCTCACGGGACAGAGGGATGCGACTGTGCCTCCATCAG AGTCGCCCCTGACGCTAAAGGTTTGGGTGAAGGATGCATCTAGCCAGAGGTTCCTGAAAGGAGCTCTGGTGGCTGTGTTTGTAAATGGATCTCAGATTTACTCCAGCCAGACTCTGGAGAATGGAGAGGTCACTCTTACTGTCCCGTACCACTTAGGCTTAACTCTCAACCTAGTGGCCAGCATGGAGGGTTATGTGCTCACCCAGCTGTCTTGGAAAACCACCAAGATGCCCA ttttttcAGTCATTACGATGTCACTGCGTCCTCAAACACAAGGAAACATCTGGCTTTTTGAGGATACTCTGCTGATAACTCGAAAAACATCTG ATCTGTCATTTCAACCAAGTGTTCAGTTTCCCAAAAATCTTCTCAATCTGTCTGAAAACAGCACCATCTCTATGCTGTCAGCATATCTGACAACTCCAGCCCTGCTTACAGAAAAAGACTCGCATTTCTTTACTCTAAGCCAAAGTGCTACAGGAG GTTATAGAAATGTCAAGTTGAGCCCTTTGGTTATGATCAGCACCCAGTTAGTGTCTAATGGAGATGAGGTTGACATCAGAGGCCCCATTCAACTTACCATCCCGCTTCCCTACCACACTTACCTTCGACCCTCCAACTCACTGCCTGCGTGGACCTTTGATATGACCATAG GCACCTGGGTGAATAAAGGTCTAGGCACTGTTCGCATGGAGAAAAATGGGCTAGTGTGGACTTTTGTAGCACCTCATCTTGGTACCTGGATTGCTGCACCATCACCATCCTCGG GTTATATGGGGTTTGCAGGCTCAATGGATTTCATTTCCTACCACACATACCTTCTTGTTGGGATCTTGGGAGGAACTCTTGTGATAGTCATTGGATTTTTATCTGTGATTGTATTTCACTGCAG AGATTTGAACCATGAGGCCGGAAGGCGGCGTTGGAATTCCACCAGACTCAAGGTCCTGAAGAAAGACCAGACCACTTCCACCAGCTCAGATGAGGCTCAAGAGCTTTTCTTTCGTAATGGTGACCGGTCTTATTCATTGGCTGCAAGAGGCATTGGACACGATGCATCAGACTCCCCACGACACCAAGCCAACTACAACATTTATGTAGAAACTGTTGGTCGGCCAGTGGGCAATATGTATGAGAACATTGGAGCTGTGGGATTAGAAAGCCTTAGAGCCCCAATGTCTAATCTCTACGTTAACAGTGACGAAGTGGCAAAGCTGCGAGAAATATCGGAACAGAACGGCTCACGTCAAGGTGGTGTGGAGAATGTAGTATTCAGTGACAAACTGTTCCATATCTACAACCAGCCCGTAGCTATTGTACACGCTTCAGAGCTGTTTAACTCCCAGGGACAGGCTGACCCTTCCGGAAGCAGATCTGCCACTTTCCCACGCAATGGCATGGAGCATGGAGCTCAAACAGAGAGAAACCTAAAAGACAGTTTCACCCAGACTTTGCCCAAAGTCCCCCAGCAAGACAGTGACGAGTCGCAGGCACTTGAAGGAGCCCAGGCTGCTGCTGCTAACCCAGGCATATGGGGACGCTATAGTCATCTCCTGGAATCCGTGTCTGTCCCCGGAACCTTGAACGAAGCAGCTGGAATGAGGCCTTTCCGAGGGGAACTCCAGGGAATATCGGAACAAACTTTGCTGGAGCTCTCAAAGGGCAAGCCCTCGATTCAcccgccccgtgcttggtttGTGTCTCTGGATGGTAAACCAGCAGCCCAGGTTCGTCACTCCGTAATCGAGCTTCAGGGACGACATCGTCCAGGTAGCAGCAACGACACAAGCTTGGACTCTGGAGTTGACATGAACGAGCTGCAGCAGCCTCTGCGGAAAATTGAAGAGCACTCAAGCGCTAGCATGGCTAAGATCGGTGGAAATCAGGAGCAGGACTTGAGCAGCAGTGAAATCGGGAGTCCCGAGGACATGTCCCTGAGGAACACCTTGGAGGGAAGTAGCGTAGCCATTCCCAACATCACAGAAGACAGGGACGCAGGGGACACCTCTAGCGAGTCCAGATCTACACCACCACCACGGAGGCTGCGAAAGATTCGAGACAAGAAACCGGAGAAGAAAGCATCTCGACATACGAGGGAGGAGAGACCGCAAACGAAGCACTAG
- the zswim2 gene encoding E3 ubiquitin-protein ligase ZSWIM2, whose translation MLRKTVWRKAVSDLVNSHQHRALNTTIFILKEFGPIGFLLQEDGESKKYKVCLGDPHTCTCPTFQKEKDLCTHICWILMRKFRLPRDHEYCFQYGLAERQILELLQGLHVAKTTSHNDRGRSETSTSQPSEEEGGLRPKAIEEDDICPICQEELFLKKLPVTYCKFSCGNNIHISCMKVWADHQTKMNPHGMIKCPLCREDFGTFKDLTEQVKNAGELCTYYEKECLDKHLGVVCNGCRVVPIVGKCFKCTECSYFHLCEECFKRIAHPQHCFIVRKKRGQSWQAAPVASEGTQKITNHSMEQSSMSNVTCDLVPNHVMKTLPMVRVRKESKLLHPGVQCRMCLSRFQLGQNIRFLPCKHKFHTGCIDPLIQKSNCCPLDWHVIYNPLTWNVKAGKTESSLAPPGVVQNKCKDQQLISTDFFLPGIGLQVQKGGAPSLLRSVRPRPCVTGCEGPSSVKSLTQGFQDLCINSSHVEPYPRKPIKKLEPRSLNRGLSFGQAISAPGQRRASYPSRPSTCRCMNICSALTSTQVDQDQQRVTVDINGPSSMTTACGRIEPLRVRPLRTKTTSGMNEEKCSFPDDM comes from the exons ATGTTGCGGAAAACAGTTTGGAGGAAAGCAGTGAGCGACCTGGTCAACTCACATCAACATCGAGCCCTGAATACCACCATTTTCATCCTCAAAGAGTTTGGACCGATTGGATTTCTCCTGCAAGAGGATGGGGAGTCGAAAAAGTACAAA gtCTGTTTGGGTGATCCACACACGTGTACCTGTCCCACCTTTCAGAAAGAGAAAGACCTATGCACACACATTTGCTG GATTTTAATGCGTAAATTTCGGCTGCCAAGAGATCACGAAT ACTGTTTTCAGTACGGTCTTGCAGAGAGACAAATCCTAGAGCTGTTGCAAGGTCTTCATGTGGCCAAAACCACATCCCATAATGACAGGGGCCGTTCAGAGACATCAACATCTCAACCCAGTGAGGAAGAGGGAGGGCTCAGACCAAAAGCAATTGAGGAAGATGATATATGTCCAATCTGCCAGGAAGAACTTTTTCTAAAAAAACTCCCTGTGACTTATTGCAA gTTCAGCTGTGGCAAcaacattcacatttcttgTATGAAAGTATGGGCTGATCACCAAACAAAGATGAACCCGCACGGCATGATTAAATGTCCACTGTGCAGGGAGGACTTTGGCACTTTTAAGGACCTAACTGAACAG GTGAAGAACGCTGGTGAACTGTGCACCTATTATGAAAAAGAGTGTCTGGACAAACATCTGGGAGTTGTGTGTAACGGTTGCCGGGTCGTTCCTATCGTCGGAAAGTGTTTCAA GTGCACAGAATGCAGTTATTTTCACCTGTGTGAGGAGTGCTTTAAGAGAATCGCCCATCCACAGCATTGCTTTATAGTTCGAAAG AAGAGAGGTCAGTCATGGCAAGCAGCTCCAGTCGCCTCGGAAGGAACACAAAAAATCACAAATCACTCAATGGAACAAAG CAGCATGTCCAATGTGACATGTGATCTAGTCCCAAACCATGTAATGAAGACTTTGCCGATGGTGAGGGTTCGAAAAGAGTCCAAACTGCTTCATCCAGGTGTGCAGTGCAGAATGTGCCTTTCAAGATTTCAACTGGGACAAAACATCAGATTTCTTCCCTGCAAACATAAG TTTCATACTGGCTGCATTGATCCATTAATCCAGAAGTCTAACTGCTGCCCATTAGACTGGCACGTCATCTACAATCCACTTACATGGAACGTCAAAGCTGGCAAAACAGAAAGCTCTCTGGCTCCACCTGGTGTTGTTCAGAACAAGTGCAAAGATCAACAACTGATCTCAACGGACTTCTTTCTCCCAGGTATCGGTTTACAGGTACAGAAAGGTGGTGCTCCATCTCTGTTGAGATCTGTGAGACCCAGGCCATGTGTGACCGGGTGTGAAGGTCCTTCCTCTGTTAAATCACTCACACAGGGATTCCAGGACCTTTGCATTAACAGTTCGCACGTAGAACCATACCCCAGAAAGCCTATCAAGAAACTTGAACCAAGATCACTTAACAGGGGCTTATCTTTCGGGCAGGCCATTTCCGCACCAGGTCAAAGGAGAGCATCCTAC CCAAGCAGGCCCTCAACATGCAGATGTATGAATATCTGTTCAGCATTGACCAGCACACAGGTTGACCAGGACCAGCAAAGAGTCACCGTGGATATCAATGGGCCCAGCAGCATGACCACAGCCTGTGGCAGGATCGAACCTTTGAGGGTACGGCCACTTAGGACAAAGACTACATCAGGGATGAATGAAGAAAAATGTTCATTTCCAGATGACATGTAA